One genomic segment of Theobroma cacao cultivar B97-61/B2 chromosome 6, Criollo_cocoa_genome_V2, whole genome shotgun sequence includes these proteins:
- the LOC18595957 gene encoding uncharacterized protein LOC18595957, translating into MEESFVQVQRSVKWLEDITTGAIGFELESRTLQGLRVIRAQRGFLRCSFTVPSDASDANGNWHVGAIATIIDNVGGAAIYSTADRVKVTLDFNISYYSAARTQEQVEIEAKVIGNKGKLTSVVVEVRKKDNGELIAIGKQWTASNAYRSPQSKL; encoded by the exons ATGGAAGAGAGCTTTGTGCAGGTGCAGAGATCGGTAAAATGGCTGGAAGACATAACAACAGGTGCCATAGGTTTCGAGCTGGAGTCTCGAACCCTTCAAGGTCTTCGGGTCATCCGAGCCCAGAGGGGGTTCCTACGTTGTAGTTTTACCGTCCCCAGTGATGCATCC GATGCAAACGGGAATTGGCATGTTGGAGCCATAGCAACTATAATCGACAACGTTGGAGGCGCCGCCATATACTCCACTGCTGATCGTGTAAAAGTCACTCTTGATTTCAACATTTCATATTATTCGGCGGCCAGGACTCAG GAACAAGTAGAGATAGAGGCAAAGGTAATAGGGAACAAGGGAAAGTTAACATCTGTAGTGGTGGAGGTCAGAAAGAAAGACAATGGAGAGTTAATTGCAATTGGCAAACAATGGACGGCTTCTAATGCTTATAGGTCACCTCAATCTAAgctttaa